The Tistrella bauzanensis region CAGCCATCGAGGGCCACGCGCAGCCGGGCGTCGTCGGGGTCGGCCTGAATTTTCAGCAGCCAGTCCAGTGCTTCGTCCCACACCGGATCGGTCTTGTCGTCGGAATGCCCCGTCATACCCCTCAGGCGTCCGGATCTGTCAGCCGCTCCGCGGCACGGACCATGATTGGTCCGCCCTACCCATTCAAGACGGGCCGGCCGCCTGTTTTTTCAGGCAATGTTCCAGCGGACGCAAGATTATTATGCGTGCCTGCAACGGCCTGTCATGCGTACACGCCACCGGCAGCCGGATCGGCCGGTCAATCCAGCGCGTCCAGCCTGGCCGCACAATGGGTCATCGCCTTCTTGACCATCTGGTGCACCAGGGTCACCGACACGCCCAGGCCGTCAGCCACATCCTGAAGCGAGCGGCCGCCCATGCGGTGCTGTTCAAAGGCGATGCGGGTCCGTTCGGGCAGGTCGGCCAGCGCCTCGGCCACCACCCGCAGCTCGTCGCGGTCGATCGCCTCCTGCTCCGGCGTCGGCGTGGCCGATGGCAGCGCGTGGAAGGCATCATCGCCCAGATCGGTGATCCGCCCCAAGGCCCGGTGGCGTTCCCAGTCCATCGCGATGTTGCGCACGATGCGGTACAGATAGGCCACCGGATGCAGGATCGGCTTGCGGTCGGCGGGCAGGCTTGCGGTGCCCGCGAAGCGTAGATAGGCTTCCTGAACGACGTCCTCGGCCCAGGCACGGCTGCCCAGCAGCGGCGCTGCATAATCCACCAGCGCCGATCTGTGGGCCAGATAGACCTGAAGCTTCTGATCGGCATCGGTCACGGACGGGGTCGCCATTCTGCCGCTCATGGGTTGGAGTGCGGTGACGCCAGACACTGTGCCAGTAGATGCGTGCAACTGCAACTTACTCGCATCGTTTCCCAGTGATGGCGCCAAAATCACACAACCCGGACGCATCGACCCAAGGCAATCGGCCTCAGCGCCGGGGCATCATGGGCCATAGCAGGTTCAGGCTGCGGTCCGCAACCCGGATGCGTGTCGGCGTGGTCGCGATCGGGTCGCCATCGGCCTGCACCGACAGGCCGCGCGGTGCCAGAATCTCCACCGACCGCGCCGGCACAACACGCACATCGCCCAGCCGCGCCAGCCGGCCAAGGCCCAGGGCCACGCCATACCGGGCCAGATTGATCGCCCCGCCCCGCCCCAGCAGCACCACATTCATGCCCGGCCGGTTGATGTCGCCATCGGGCACGGCACGGAAGGCGCCACCATAGAACCGGCCATTGACCGCGATGGCGGCCACCGCCCGCGCGGGCTGCCCGTCGATCAGCAGATCGATCGGGGGAAAGCCATAGCGAAAAGCCTGCGCCAGCGTCGGTTGCAGATAGGCCAGCTTGCCCAGCCGCCATTTCATCTGCGGCCGGTCTGCCAGCGCCGCCACCACCGCCGCATCGAACCCCACCCCCACCATCAGCAAGGCATAGCCGCCGGCGGCAGCGATCGGCGTCACCGGCCTGACCTGTCCATACAGGATCGGTTCCGCCAGCGATTGCGGATGGCGCGTCAGCCCCATCTCCAGGGCCAGAACATTGGCGGTGCCCACTGCCAGCACGCCCAGCGGCAGCGGCGAGGCGGCGGCGATCAAGCCGCTGGCGGCGGCATTGATGGTGCCGTCGCCCCCGGCCGCGACCACGATATCGGCGTCCTCAGGCCCGGTGCCGCCGGCAATCGCGCCGATCTCTTCCGGTGTGCGGGCCTCGGCGATCAGCAACTGGCAGCCATTCGCCCGCAGCAGTTCCAGGGTCGCGGTCAGCAACCGCCGGCCCGCTCCGGTTCCGGCCAGCGGGTTGGCGATGACCAGCAGCCGTGGTGGCCGGGGCAATCTGCCGCCGCCGTCCATCGCCGCACCCAGGCGAACGGTCTCTGTTCCGGTTCTCATCAATACCCGCAATCCATGAACACGCTGGCTGGCGCCTGCGCCGCAGGCGGGCCGCCGGGCAGTCTTGCAGACATCCCGACACCACGCCAGTTACGTCCCCAAGACAGCGGCGGATGGCGATATGTGATAGATAATGACCGTTGACAGAACGCCACGGCCGACGCACTTTCCGCCCCATGTTGGATCATCGGTATTTTCACTGCGGCCTGAACCGGTCCGGAAATCTCATCGCGGGCACCCTGCCCCGGATACAGTCCGTATAAGAGGCTGGGTCCGGGGTTCTTGACGTCGGCCGTCCGACCTGTCGGGCGCGCCAGCCCCCTGTCAGGTCATGCCGCCGCCGCCCCGCCCACGGGCTCCGCCGCCGCCGCATGCAGCGCCCCCGGATACTGCCCCCATGCCCATGCCCCGTCAGACGCCAGCGGTCTCGCCCGATCTGGCCAGCCTGCCGCGCGCCTTGTCGAAACTCGGCTATTGTTCCCGCACCGAAGCCGCGGCCCTGATCGCGGCCGGGCGGGTCACCGTCGATGGCCGGCCCGCACGCGGCCTCACCCAGCGTGTCGATCTTGCAAACAGCGTTCTGCAGGTCGATGGCCAGCAGGTCGTGCCCGCAGGACCGGTCTATCTGATGCTCAACAAGCCGCGCGGGCTGATCACCACCCGCAGCGATCCCGGCCAGCGCGGCACGGTCCATGACTGTCTGGCCGGGCTCGATCTGCCCTTCATCTCGGCGGTGGGCCGGCTCGACCGGGCCAGCGAAGGCCTGTTGCTGATGACCAACGACACGCTGTGGGCGGAACGCCTGCTCAACCCGGCCTCGAACGTCGCCAAGACCTATCACGTCAAGATCGACCGCCCGGCCGACGGCAACCTGTTGCGGGCGCTGGAACAGGGCATCGACGGCCCCGAAGGCTGGCTTGCCGCCCGGTCGGCCCGTCTGCTGCGCTGTGGCCGCCGGTCGTCCTGGCTGGAAATCGTGTTGACGGAAGGCCGCAACCGCCAGATCCGCCGCCTGCTGTCAGCGCGTGAGGCCGGTGTGCTGCGGCTGGTGCGGGTGGCCGTGGGCGGGGTGGCGCTGGGCGATCTGCCCAAGGCGGCGGTGCGGCCGCTGACCGATGACGAATGGTGCCGGCTGACCTGGCTGGAGCCGACCCGGTGACCGACATGGACATGGTGACTGACATGGACACAGTGACCGGCGCGGACACGGCCGCACCGCCCCGCTTGCCGGAGGATGACGGCGCTGTCATCGTCGACCCCATGATGCCCGCGATCAATGGGACCACTGCCATGCCGCGCCAGACCAGCCGCACCAGCCGCCAGCCGCCGGCACCCGCCATGCCCGCCGGCCCCGACGACGCGCCGCCGGTCATCGCTCTGCTTGACATGCTGGGCCGGCGGTGGATGCTGCGGGTGCTGTGGGCCCTGCGCGCCGGGGCACTCACCTTCCGCGATCTTCAAGAGACCTGCGATGGCATGTCGCCCAGCGTGCTGTCCCGACGGCTGGCCGAGCTGCGCGAGATGGGGCTGATCGAGCCGCCGGGCAGCGGGGACGGCTATCGGTTGACCTCACCCGGCCAGGAACTGGTGGCGGTTCTGACGCCGGTCTCGTTCTGGGCAGAGCGCTGGCGGCGCGAGATCAAGGGCAGGGATGTGTCATAACCGCTTATTTTTACATAAACTTCTAAATTGGTAGCGCATTTGCTACCATTTTAGAAGTGATTATACGGCGGTCAGCGACCCTTGAAGTCGGGCTTGCGCCGATCGATGAAGGCGTTCACGGCCTCCATCTGATCATCGGTGCTCTGGACCAGAGCCTGCATGCAGCTTGCCATCTCCAGCGCGGTCGGCAGCGGCACGCCCTGGCTGTCGCGCAACAGGCGCTTATTCAACCGCAGGCTGTGGGGCGGATTGGCGGCGATGCGCGTGGCCAGCTTGCGGGCCTCGTCCATCAACTGATCATCGGGCACGACGCGCGAGATCAGGCCGATCCGGGCCGCCTCCTCGGCATCGACGAAATCGCCGGTGAAGGTCATCTCGGCGGCGCGCGAATAGCCCACCACCCGGGGCAGGAACCAGGCACCGCCATCGCCCGACACCAGCCCGACGCGCATGAAACTCTCGGCGAACACCGCCTTGGTGTTGGCCAGGCGGATATCGCACATCATCGACAGGTCGCAGCCGGCGCCCACCGCCGCCCCGTTGACCGCCGCGATCGCCGGCACCTCCAGCGAATACATCGCCATCGGAATCCGCTGAATGCCGTACCAATAGCCCCGGCGGATATCGACCGGCTTGTTGCCGAACATGCCCTCGCGGTCGCGCATCTGCTTCACATTGCCGCCCGACGAGAAGCCGGCGCCGGCGCCGGTCACGATCACGCAGCGCACTTGCATATCGCGGTTGATCCGCTCGACATGGCCGACCAGCGCCTCGATGATCGCCTCGGAAATTGCGTTGCGGGTTTCGGGCTCGTTCAGCGTCAGGGTGACGACGCCATCCGCCTCGTCATAGAGCACGGCTTCCGACATGGGGGATATCCTCCGGTTTGGTATGGGTCTCTGTTGGGTCCGGCCGGGGCGACGGGATCAACCGATATGGCGCGCGATCCCGTCCCGCATCACCGCGACATAGCGGTCCAGATTGGCTTCCAGAACAGTGGTCAAGCCCGCCAGCCCGATCACCAGCGGCTTGTCGCCGGGGGCGGTTGGCAGCAGCATGGCGATCAGGCCGCCATTGGCCGTGACCTGATTGGCCGAAAAGGCATAGCCTCTGGCTCTGACATCGGCAATCACCTCGATCAGCCGCGGAATGTCGATCCGCCGGCCCGGAATGGCGGAATTGCCCGGGGCGACATCGGCATTGTGGCGCTGGGCCAGTTTCCGGACGGTGTCGTCATCCATGGTCGACAGCAGCATCCAGCCCGATCCCGACCAGCACAGCGGCCGGACCGTGCCAAGCCGCACCACCATCCGCATCGGGTTGGTCGCCTGAAGCACCTGGATGTACTGGGCGCCGAGGCCATTGCGCGCCGCCACCACCACGGTTTCGCCGGTCTGCTCGCTCACCCATTCCATCAGGTGCATCAACTGGCCGTCCTTGAACAGGTTGGCCTGGATCCAGTTGCCCAGCAGCGCCACCCGCGTCGTCGGCATGTAGGTGCGGGTCGCCGGCTCATAATCCAGATAGCCCAGCGTCACCAGGCTACGCATCAGCACCGATGTGCTCGACAGCGGCCAGTCGTGATGCTCGGCAATCTCCGACACCGTCGCCGCGCGCCGGACATCGTCGAAATATTCCAGCACGTGAATGACCCGCGCCGCTGATTTGACCACGTCCCGGCTCATGCATGGCGTTCCTTTCGTTCGTGGCGCGCGGCGGCTGTGACCCACCATTCGTTGCTCAGACCCTATAGGCCGCCACATCTTCTGTCAAAGTACATATGTGAAATCGCACCGCACAAATGAATTTTAGCCTACACAGACGGGACGGTTTCAGGCTGTCATGAGCTGACAGATCAAGCACGAGAGCATCCGGTTCATGCCATTGATGTCGCACGCCTTAACGCTTGCGGCATGAGGGTGGACGCATGCCTGCCGCCCGGCGGGCCGCGTATCCATGCCCATCCGGCGCCGGCTGCTCGTGCGCATCCCCCGGAGACCTCCCGAGATGCAGGAATTCACCTTCGCGCCGGCCGTCATGCCGCCGGCCGCCGAAGCGCTCAGAACCGAGGTGCGCGACTTCCTCGCCGATGCCCGCGCCCGTGGCCTGTTCACGCCCAGGCGGCATTCGTGGTCGAGCTTCGATCCCGCGTTCAGCGCCGAATGCGGCCAGCGCGGCTTCATCGGCATGACCTGGCCCAAAGAGTTCGGCGGTGGCGGCCGGTCGGCGCTGGAACGCTATGTCATGACGGAGGAGATGCTGGCCGGCGGCGCGCCGGTCGGCGCCCACTGGGTCGCCGACCGCCAGAGCGGGCACCAGATCCTTCACCATGGCAGCGAGCGGGCGAAGGCTCTGATTCTGCCGCAGATCTGTGCCGGCACCTGCTTCTTCGGCATCGGCATGTCGGAACCCGATTCAGGGTCGGACCTTGCCGCCGCCCGCACCCGGGCGGTGCGTGTCGATGGCGGCTGGTCGATCACCGGCCGCAAGGTCTGGACCAGCAACGCCCATCGCGCCCATTACCTGATCGTGCTGGCCCGCACCGAACAGCGCAGCGACGCCAACCGTCATGCCGGCCTCAGCCAGTTCATCGTGCCGCTTGATGCCGAGGGCATCGAGGTACGGCCGATCTACAACCTCTATGGCGGCCATGATTTCAACGAGGTGGTGTTCGACGGCGTCTTCGCGCCCGATGATATGATGATCGGCCAGGAAGGCAGCGGCTGGACCATGGTCACGGGCGAGCTGTCATTCGAACGCTCGGGCCCCGACCGCTTCCTCAGCACGGTGCAGTTGCTGCTGGAAGTCATTGATGCATCAGGCCCCGAACCCGATCGGGCGGCCGCGATCGATATCGGCCGCAAGGTCGCCGAACTGGCCGCCCTGCGCCGGATGTCGACCTCGATTGCCGGCATGCTCGATCGCGATCTGCGGCCGATCACCGAAGCGGCGCTGGTCAAGGATCTGGGCACCGCCTTCGAACAGTCGATCCCTGAAGTCGCCCGCCGCCTGCTGGCGATCGAGCCGCGCATCAACCGCGAGGACGGCGATCTGGCCGCCCTTCTTGGCCACACCGTGGTGGCCGCACCCGCCTTCACCATCCGCGGCGGCACCCGCGAGATCCTGAGGGGCATGATCGCAAGGGGGCTCGGCCTCAGATGAGCCACGATATCCGTGACATGATGCTGCGCACCGTCGACCGGCTGGTGGCGGTGGAAGCCACCCGGCAGATGCGCAGCGATGCCGATGGCGGCGGCTTCCCCGACCGGCTGTGGCAGGCGATGGACGCCGCCGGCCTGACCGATGCCGATACCATCGACGACGAGATGACTGATGCCGCCGACATGCAGGCGCTGGTCCGCCACACCGCCCGCCATGCCCTGCCGGTGCCGCTGGCCGAGGTGATGGCCGCGCGCCGCCTGCTGAAGGCCGCCGGCATGGCTATGCCCGCCGACGGCATCACCGGCATCGGCACCACCGCCCGCGACCATGCGGACGGCCTGCCCCGGCTGGATGATGCCGGCCGGGCGACAGGCATGCTGCACCGGGTGCCGTTCGGCCGCCATCTCACCCGGGTGGTGTTTGCCGCGACCAGCGGCGACGGTACCGCGCATCTCGTGGTGGCCGAGGCGCCCGCCCCCGCGGCCACCGATATCAATCTGGCCGGCGAGGCCCGCGACGATCTGGCCTTCGATGCCGCGCCGGTTATCGAGGCCCGGCCGCTCGTGGATGCGGCCGATCAGGTGATGGCGATGGGGGCGGCGTTCCGCGCGGTCCAGATCGCCGGCGCCCTGGCGGGCGCGCTGGGCCAGGTCGTCGCCTATGCAGGCGAACGCGAACAGTTCGGCCGGCCGATCGGCAAGTTCCAGGCGGTGCAGCACATGCTGGCCGTTCTGGCGGCTGAAACCGCCGCCGCCAGTGCCGCGGCCGACCTGGGCTTCGACGATGCCGGCCGAACCGACACGTGCCGCGCGGCCCTGGCGAAATCGCGGGCAGGACAGGCCGCCACCGATGGTGCCGCCCTGGCGCATCAGATCATGGGCGCCATGGGCTTCACCCGCGAACACAGCCTTCACTACCAGACCCGCCGGCTTTGGAGCTGGCGCGACGAATTCGGCAGCGACGCGCTGTGGCAGGCCCGGCTCGGCACCCTGGTCGTCCGGGCCGGCGGCGACGCGCTGTGGCCGATGCTGTCGCGGCTCTGACCGCGGATGATGACCTCTCTGCCCCAAGGCGACCAGACCCAGATGACCACCACCTCTCCTCCCCAGACCACCCCGTCTCTGCAGCCCATTCCCCCTGTCCAAGCCGCCACCACCTCCGATGCCATCCACCGCCTGCTGAACCCGCGCCGGGTGGCCGTGGTCGGCGCCTCCGACGACATCGTCCGGATCCGCGGCCGGGTGATGCATCTGCTGCTGAAACGCGGTTTCGACGGCACCGTCTTTCCCGTCACCCCCAGCCGGACCGAGGTTCAGGGCATCAAGGCCTGGGCGCGGATCGGCGACATTCCGGGCGGCGTCGATCTGGCCCTGATCGCCGTGCCGGCATCGGCGGTGCTGGGCGTGCTGGAAGACTGCGCCGCCGCCGGGGTCGGTGCCGCCGTGGTCTATTCCTCGGGCTTCGCCGAGGAAGGCGGCGCCATGGCCGAGGTTCAGGCCCGGATCGCCGCGCTGTGCCGCGACAGCGGATTGCGGGTGATCGGCCCCAATGCGATGGGCTTCTACAACATTCTGTCGAAAACCGCCGCCACCTTCAGCCCGGCCGCCGAGATCGCGCCCGTCGACCTGCCCACCCCCAAGCGCGGCATCGCGGTGGTGGCACAGAGCGGTGGCCTTGGCTTCGCGCTCTACAACCGGGGTGTGCGCCGCAAGCTGCCCTTCACCCATGTCGTGGCCACCGGCAACGAGGTGGATCTTGAGGCGCTGGATTTCGCCGACCATCTGCTCGACGATCCAGCGGTCTCCCAGATCATGATGTTCATTGAAGGTGTGAAGAACGGCCACAAACTCATTCCAGTGGCACAGAAAGCGGCCCGTCTTGGCAAGCCGCTGATCGTCGCCAAGGTCGGGCGGTCCGCCGCCGCGCAGCGGGCTGCCGCCTCGCACACCGCCAGCCTGACCGGCTCGGACGCCGCCTATGACGCAATCTTCGGCCGCTATGGCGTGATCCGCGCCGACGATCAGGACGAGATGATCGACATCGCCGCCGCCTTCTCGGTCTGCCCGAACGGCCGGGCATCGCTGCCCCGTGGCCGGCGGGTGGCGATCGTCACCTCGTCGGGCGGCTCCGGATCATGGATGGCCGATGCGATCGAACAGGCCGGGCTGGCGGTGCCGCTGCTGTCGGATGCGCTTCAGGCCCGCATCCGCCCGGTGATCCCCAGCTATGGCGCCACCCAGAACCCGGTCGACATCACCGCCCAGGGGCTGGATGCCTTCGATCAGGTGATCGAGGCGCTGGCATCATCGCCTGAGGCCGACGCGGTGGTGATCGTCGCGCCGCTGGGCAGCATCGGCGCGAAACTGCCTTTCGATGCCGAGGCCCTGAGACACGCGATCGCCCGCGCCGGCAAGCCGGTGGTGTTCTATTCCTATACGCCCCCCAGCCCCGAGATGACCGCGCTGATGGCCGAGGTCGGCACCGCGATCTTCACCACGCTGACCGGCTGTGCGGCGGCCCTGGCCCATCTGGTGCGCTATGGCGCGGCGATGGACCGTCTGGCCGGCGCAGGCTCTGTGGCCATTCCGGCCATGGACGCGATCGCCGGCCGCGCCGCGCAGGCGCTCGACACCCTGCCGCGTGACGGGCTTCTGACCGAGTTTCAGGCCAAGCGCCTGCTGGCCGCCGCCGGTATTCCGGTCACCGAGGAACGGCTTGCAGGGTCGGCTGCCGAGGCGGTCGCGGCCGCGCGCGCGCTGGGCGGGCCGATGGCGCTGAAACTGATGTCACCGGATCTGCCACATAAGACCGATGCCGGCGCTGTTCTGCTGAATGTGCAGGGCGACCAGGCCATAACCGCTGCTTATGACAAGCTCTCCGGCCCGGTTGCAACGGCCCTGCCCGATGCCCGCATCGATGGCGTTCTTGTGCAGAAGATGGCACAGGCGGGTATCGAGATGATCGCCGGCGTCATGGTCGATCCCGATTTCGGGCCGTTGGTGATGATCGGCAGCGGCGGCATCTTCGTCGAGATCCTGCGGGACGTCGCGGTATCCCCGGCGCCTGTCGACCACGCCGAGGCCCGGCGGATGATCGGCCGCCTGAAAGCCGCCGCCTTGCTCGCCGGCGCGCGCGGCCGCCCCGCCGCCGATGTCGAGGCCCTGGCCGATCTTCTGGTGCGGCTGTCGCATCTGGCGGTCGCCACGGCCGATCGGGTTCAGGAGATCGACATCAATCCGATCTTCGTCCACACCCACGGGCTGATCGCCGTCGATGCCCTGGCGCGGATGGAAGACACCACCGACCGAGGACGCGCCATCGGCCGCATGGCGGCCACGGCTGCCGCCGCCGGTGAATAGCCCCTGTGCACCGCATCACGACCGGCATGCATGCCGGTCGTGATCCACCGCCGAACCAGAGACAAACCGGCCGGGCAGACATCCGCCCAGAAGATGACAATCCCGGCCCAGGGAGGAAACAAAGCAATGTCGTTATGGACCCGCCGCACCGCCGGTGCCGCCGCCATTCTGACCGCTGCCGCCATGTTCCAGGCCATCATGGCCGGGCCGGCTGCCGCGGATGACACCATCACGCTGCGCGTCGCCCATTCCTATCCGGTGCGCCATACCGGTGCCCAGGCGATGGAATATTGGGGCAAACTGGTCGACGAGCAATCGAACGGCCGCCTGAAGTTCGAGATCTATCCGGCTGAACAGCTTGCGAAATCATCGGACCTTCTCGACGCCGCGATCAACGGCATCGCCGATATCGCCTATGCGGCGCCCTTGTATATTTCCGACCGGCTGCCGCTGTCGACCATCGCCGCCGTGCCGCTGGTCGGCAACGAAACCGATCCGCGCGCCCAGGTGAAGGCCTTCTCCACCCTGGCCCTCGGCACGCTGAACGAGGTTGAGTTTCTGCCGCAGGGCGTGCGGGTGATCGAGGCCGCCGTCACCTATCCCTATCAGTTGATGACCACCAAGATCCGCATTGAGCGGCCGGAT contains the following coding sequences:
- a CDS encoding sigma-70 family RNA polymerase sigma factor — protein: MATPSVTDADQKLQVYLAHRSALVDYAAPLLGSRAWAEDVVQEAYLRFAGTASLPADRKPILHPVAYLYRIVRNIAMDWERHRALGRITDLGDDAFHALPSATPTPEQEAIDRDELRVVAEALADLPERTRIAFEQHRMGGRSLQDVADGLGVSVTLVHQMVKKAMTHCAARLDALD
- a CDS encoding diacylglycerol/lipid kinase family protein translates to MRTGTETVRLGAAMDGGGRLPRPPRLLVIANPLAGTGAGRRLLTATLELLRANGCQLLIAEARTPEEIGAIAGGTGPEDADIVVAAGGDGTINAAASGLIAAASPLPLGVLAVGTANVLALEMGLTRHPQSLAEPILYGQVRPVTPIAAAGGYALLMVGVGFDAAVVAALADRPQMKWRLGKLAYLQPTLAQAFRYGFPPIDLLIDGQPARAVAAIAVNGRFYGGAFRAVPDGDINRPGMNVVLLGRGGAINLARYGVALGLGRLARLGDVRVVPARSVEILAPRGLSVQADGDPIATTPTRIRVADRSLNLLWPMMPRR
- a CDS encoding pseudouridine synthase, whose translation is MPMPRQTPAVSPDLASLPRALSKLGYCSRTEAAALIAAGRVTVDGRPARGLTQRVDLANSVLQVDGQQVVPAGPVYLMLNKPRGLITTRSDPGQRGTVHDCLAGLDLPFISAVGRLDRASEGLLLMTNDTLWAERLLNPASNVAKTYHVKIDRPADGNLLRALEQGIDGPEGWLAARSARLLRCGRRSSWLEIVLTEGRNRQIRRLLSAREAGVLRLVRVAVGGVALGDLPKAAVRPLTDDEWCRLTWLEPTR
- a CDS encoding winged helix-turn-helix transcriptional regulator, whose product is MPRQTSRTSRQPPAPAMPAGPDDAPPVIALLDMLGRRWMLRVLWALRAGALTFRDLQETCDGMSPSVLSRRLAELREMGLIEPPGSGDGYRLTSPGQELVAVLTPVSFWAERWRREIKGRDVS
- a CDS encoding crotonase/enoyl-CoA hydratase family protein produces the protein MSEAVLYDEADGVVTLTLNEPETRNAISEAIIEALVGHVERINRDMQVRCVIVTGAGAGFSSGGNVKQMRDREGMFGNKPVDIRRGYWYGIQRIPMAMYSLEVPAIAAVNGAAVGAGCDLSMMCDIRLANTKAVFAESFMRVGLVSGDGGAWFLPRVVGYSRAAEMTFTGDFVDAEEAARIGLISRVVPDDQLMDEARKLATRIAANPPHSLRLNKRLLRDSQGVPLPTALEMASCMQALVQSTDDQMEAVNAFIDRRKPDFKGR
- a CDS encoding IclR family transcriptional regulator, which translates into the protein MSRDVVKSAARVIHVLEYFDDVRRAATVSEIAEHHDWPLSSTSVLMRSLVTLGYLDYEPATRTYMPTTRVALLGNWIQANLFKDGQLMHLMEWVSEQTGETVVVAARNGLGAQYIQVLQATNPMRMVVRLGTVRPLCWSGSGWMLLSTMDDDTVRKLAQRHNADVAPGNSAIPGRRIDIPRLIEVIADVRARGYAFSANQVTANGGLIAMLLPTAPGDKPLVIGLAGLTTVLEANLDRYVAVMRDGIARHIG
- a CDS encoding acyl-CoA dehydrogenase family protein, translating into MQEFTFAPAVMPPAAEALRTEVRDFLADARARGLFTPRRHSWSSFDPAFSAECGQRGFIGMTWPKEFGGGGRSALERYVMTEEMLAGGAPVGAHWVADRQSGHQILHHGSERAKALILPQICAGTCFFGIGMSEPDSGSDLAAARTRAVRVDGGWSITGRKVWTSNAHRAHYLIVLARTEQRSDANRHAGLSQFIVPLDAEGIEVRPIYNLYGGHDFNEVVFDGVFAPDDMMIGQEGSGWTMVTGELSFERSGPDRFLSTVQLLLEVIDASGPEPDRAAAIDIGRKVAELAALRRMSTSIAGMLDRDLRPITEAALVKDLGTAFEQSIPEVARRLLAIEPRINREDGDLAALLGHTVVAAPAFTIRGGTREILRGMIARGLGLR
- a CDS encoding acyl-CoA dehydrogenase family protein — its product is MSHDIRDMMLRTVDRLVAVEATRQMRSDADGGGFPDRLWQAMDAAGLTDADTIDDEMTDAADMQALVRHTARHALPVPLAEVMAARRLLKAAGMAMPADGITGIGTTARDHADGLPRLDDAGRATGMLHRVPFGRHLTRVVFAATSGDGTAHLVVAEAPAPAATDINLAGEARDDLAFDAAPVIEARPLVDAADQVMAMGAAFRAVQIAGALAGALGQVVAYAGEREQFGRPIGKFQAVQHMLAVLAAETAAASAAADLGFDDAGRTDTCRAALAKSRAGQAATDGAALAHQIMGAMGFTREHSLHYQTRRLWSWRDEFGSDALWQARLGTLVVRAGGDALWPMLSRL
- a CDS encoding acetate--CoA ligase family protein yields the protein MTTTSPPQTTPSLQPIPPVQAATTSDAIHRLLNPRRVAVVGASDDIVRIRGRVMHLLLKRGFDGTVFPVTPSRTEVQGIKAWARIGDIPGGVDLALIAVPASAVLGVLEDCAAAGVGAAVVYSSGFAEEGGAMAEVQARIAALCRDSGLRVIGPNAMGFYNILSKTAATFSPAAEIAPVDLPTPKRGIAVVAQSGGLGFALYNRGVRRKLPFTHVVATGNEVDLEALDFADHLLDDPAVSQIMMFIEGVKNGHKLIPVAQKAARLGKPLIVAKVGRSAAAQRAAASHTASLTGSDAAYDAIFGRYGVIRADDQDEMIDIAAAFSVCPNGRASLPRGRRVAIVTSSGGSGSWMADAIEQAGLAVPLLSDALQARIRPVIPSYGATQNPVDITAQGLDAFDQVIEALASSPEADAVVIVAPLGSIGAKLPFDAEALRHAIARAGKPVVFYSYTPPSPEMTALMAEVGTAIFTTLTGCAAALAHLVRYGAAMDRLAGAGSVAIPAMDAIAGRAAQALDTLPRDGLLTEFQAKRLLAAAGIPVTEERLAGSAAEAVAAARALGGPMALKLMSPDLPHKTDAGAVLLNVQGDQAITAAYDKLSGPVATALPDARIDGVLVQKMAQAGIEMIAGVMVDPDFGPLVMIGSGGIFVEILRDVAVSPAPVDHAEARRMIGRLKAAALLAGARGRPAADVEALADLLVRLSHLAVATADRVQEIDINPIFVHTHGLIAVDALARMEDTTDRGRAIGRMAATAAAAGE